From Nicotiana tabacum cultivar K326 chromosome 15, ASM71507v2, whole genome shotgun sequence, the proteins below share one genomic window:
- the LOC107820658 gene encoding BIIDXI-like protein At5g11420, translated as MQEPMKMKKAATVLVLLCATLQVCSSLIDGLLPNGNFEQGPKPSQMKHTRVMDPHAIPHWELSGYVEYIKSGQMQGDMLLPVPQGDFAVRLGEDASLKTKVVNVTKGTFYALSFVFARTCAQEERLNVSVTPSKEPKDWGMLPLQTMYSSDGWDTYSWGFLAEANVVEIVLHNPAREKDPACGPLIDFVALKALKTPHRPKGNMLKNGNFEEGPYIFPNTNWGILIPPNIEDDHCPLPGWIIESLKAVKYIDTEHFAVPEGKRAVELVAGRESALAQQVITKAGKIYDLIFTVGDANNSCEGSMLIEAFAGKVALQVPYMSKGKGGFKRAKFRFTAISRRTRVRFLSTNYHMKTDNSGSLCGPVIDDVRLVSVRNPRIP; from the exons ATGCAAGAACCTATGAAAATGAAGAAAGCAGCCACAGTGTTGGTGCTGTTATGTGCCACCCTCCAAGTCTGTTCATCTCTAATTGATG gATTATTGCCAAACGGCAATTTTGAGCAAGGTCCAAAACCATCACAAATGAAGCACACAAGAGTGATGGACCCTCACGCTATACCACATTGGGAACTATCAGGTTATGTGGAGTACATAAAATCAGGCCAAATGCAAGGTGACATGTTACTTCCAGTGCCACAAGGTGATTTTGCTGTTAGGCTAGGTGAAGATGCTTCCCTTAAAACCAAAGTTGTGAATGTTACAAAGGGAACATTCTATGCTCTATCTTTTGTCTTTGCTAGGACTTGTGCTCAAGAAGAGAGACTCAATGTGTCAGTAACACCTAGTAAAGAACCCAAAGACTGGGGAATGTTGCCATTGCAGACAATGTATAGTAGTGATGGTTGGGATACTTATTCTTGGGGTTTCTTGGCTGAGGCCAATGTGGTAGAAATTGTGCTCCATAATCCTGCACGTGAGAAGGACCCTGCTTGTGGCCCCCTCATTGATTTCGTCGCTCTCAAGGCTTTGAAAACCCCTCATAGACCAAAAG GCAACATGTTGAAGAACGGAAACTTTGAGGAGGGTCCATACATCTTCCCAAACACAAACTGGGGAATTCTAATTCCTCCCAACATAGAAGATGATCATTGTCCATTACCTGGTTGGATAATCGAATCTCTCAAGGCCGTAAAATACATTGATACTGAACACTTCGCCGTGCCAGAGGGCAAGCGCGCCGTCGAATTAGTTGCTGGAAGAGAAAGTGCATTAGCACAACAAGTCATAACCAAAGCAGGAAAAATTTATGATCTGATTTTCACTGTTGGAGATGCTAACAATTCTTGCGAAGGGTCTATGCTAATTGAGGCATTTGCTGGAAAAGTTGCATTACAAGTTCCCTATATGTCCAAAGGCAAAGGTGGTTTCAAACGTGCAAAATTTAGGTTTACTGCAATTTCTCGACGCACAAGGGTTAGGTTCTTGAGCACAAATTATCATATGAAGACTGATAATTCTGGCTCCTTGTGTGGTCCTGTAATTGATGATGTTAGGTTAGTCAGCGTTCGCAATCCACGCATTCCGTAG
- the LOC142169829 gene encoding uncharacterized protein LOC142169829 yields MAVDDDTSDSTSSPNVNKDTLDSTNPLYMHPSESAGSTLVPVVFDVTGYRSWRRGILRGLSVKNKVGFITGKCKKPDSDHPTFEQWERCDDMVTSWIINSLSKDLADSLQYVVDAKELWQELEDRYDQTNGAKLYQLEREINDLSQGTLDITGYYTKMKKLWEELNTLNTHAQCKYQCTCGAKANMHKAEQDRRLIRFLIGLNEVYIVVRGSILMMNPLPSIAQAFSILIQEEKQREVMPSNHLMMESASMNVSGLANPAFRTNYAQQRNTTGNNSYRGSYPSNRSRLFCDYCKKQGHTKDKCYKLHGFPQDFKFTKGKSTASAASVHGGPEGIVPRGCSEVGARNQSMGIQNLTKEQYN; encoded by the coding sequence ATGGCGGTAGATGACGATACTTCGGATTCAACTAGTTCACCAAATGTAAACAAGGATACGTTAGATTCGACCAATCCCTTGTACATGCATCCTTCAGAGAGTGCCGGATCGACACTAGTGCCGGTGGTATTTGACGTAACTGGTTATAGATCCTGGAGAAGAGGCATCCTCAGAGGTCTCTCAGTGAAGAATAAGGTCGGTTTCATCACCGGAAAATGTAAGAAGCCAGATTCCGACCATCCGACATTTGAGCAGTGGGAGAGATGCGACGACATGGTCACATCGTGGATTATCAACTCACTTTCAAAGGATTTGGCAGATAGCTTACAGTATGTGGTCGATGCCAAGGAATTGTGGCAGGAACTGGAGGATAGGTACGATCAGACGAATGGAGCGAAATTGTACCAGCTTGAAAGGGAAATTAACGACCTAAGTCAGGGAACCCTAGACATTACAGGATATtatacaaaaatgaagaagctttGGGAAGAGTTAAACACATTGAATACACATGCACAATGTAAGTACCAGTGTACTTGTGGTGCCAAGGCAAATATGCACAAGGCTGAACAAGACAGAAGGCTAATTAGGTTTCTAATAGGTTTAAACGAGGTCTACATAGTTGTGAGAGGAAGCATTTTGATGATGAATCCACTGCCCAGTATTGCACAAGCCTTTTCTATCCTGATCCaggaagaaaaacaaagagaagtTATGCCAAGTAACCATCTGATGATGGAGTCTGCTTCAATGAATGTCAGTGGTCTTGCAAATCCAGCTTTTAGGACAAATTATGCTCAACAGAGGAACACTACAGGAAACAACTCATACAGAGGCAGTTATCCATCCAACAGGTCACGCCTATTTTGTGACTACTGCAAGAAGCAAGGGCACACTAAGGATAAATGCTACAAACTACACGGATTTCCCCAGGACTTCAAATTCACTAAAGGAAAAAGTACGGCATCCGCTGCAAGTGTGCATGGAGGACCTGAAGGGATAGTTCCTAGAGGATGCAGTGAAGTTGGTGCTAGAAATCAAAGCATGGGGATTCAAAACCTGACAAAGGAGCAATATAATTAG